In Helicoverpa armigera isolate CAAS_96S chromosome 20, ASM3070526v1, whole genome shotgun sequence, one DNA window encodes the following:
- the LOC110372519 gene encoding nuclear pore complex protein Nup133, with product MDYSSTGAMRSPFSPRVRQSVTGRRPIGLSSAKKNQSKFMQPTGEPAGDVVYKTPLTTIETYGMPLPVMVTEALTFASGEVSVRLSACGWCWIVSGRRIISWPRTSTTSSNTSLAPASTIARELSLPQTDLAHKADLVVLFYMEGAQMPSCIGVSPEGTVRYWPSVGQEGVYTDVSCELAGQECEKLGDYTPEGLVLATTTCTVVLLNPTVVEGRATVTCRTLRPPSGWLGGIGRRVSLLFFGSMPAHADTKLVGVVVLPGGGEAESTIALVSGGPALQLWRGAELHEHALRRPLTDAVARTHLASHGDLNSLEIMALDVQPSGNNGLLLLIATVNVARSPEMRYAIAHVSVEDVSAPRVSWLVQARGWAGDADEPPRFLPLPRHALLYTRNYIAILSTTVSNDKVEYIDVSGEGDAVLGAALCGPTPLLFSRKHGVLALAQPPQAQPTPSMCESPLGSPCPSDMYDGNLSLYEIDPHEVSLVTQDACGKLKTAFLFHVRRETAACRAALAELFPAGDERDVDAPLDRAARRIAAALLDDAPAGDPRWRRRGPATDICLGSSAALQLDRQLRDKQRAFSLFCDFLRAVGLWQRLGLVTNESGGGVVSTESALGGLAEQLATAITLRKLQQGPDAQIIDAAIYQVVCGSRAELEEEPEVEEALASGALAPADVCYRRVSRVCRVLRALCAAPAPPAARAAAAHAAATARVLAALLRARHAARAHWPPAPPALGSRTLLSCLSDFHTRAVTQAAHDCPEPALRAQVYETAADLADLILADAELLNSSSHTQHLYERIRRDTIQPYVEEGQRERAAALAEKFKDFELLIEMCVDSDDIDKLFAYIDKYSNEGIAEITFARLAEGGGPRSALLLRRVGARLAAPLRAWLQAAPARTALLALHLLSTQHLARAADALLVLANEEVDSVNRLTTTASLAKLCLHADSVGGGAECGAWRRLESRLALAAQHRALPRPLRLHHGLDGDDTPVLPPEQLVQMYIESESSGLTEYDYKKALDLTDYVHDMERRDDLRLRVWCACIRRDDWSSCRVDSPADELHTKMFFRLIDLVHVMGGDLELLLPPVEDILTAPELAELVSDPRFHFIIKYGYECVDTTRNHDMADE from the exons ATGGATTACAGCAGCACGGGTGCGATGAGAAGTCCGTTCTCGCCTCGAGTGAGGCAGTCTGTTACAGGGCGAAGGCCCATTGGGCTTTCGTCAGCTAAAAAGAACCAAAG taaatttATGCAGCCTACGGGTGAACCAGCTGGAGATGTTGTGTACAAAACTCCATTAACTACAATAGAGACTTATGGGATGCCCCTCCCTGTGATGGTTACTGAAGCCCTAACATTTG CGAGTGGTGAGGTGAGCGTGCGGCTGTCAGCATGCGGCTGGTGCTGGATAGTGTCGGGGCGGCGCATCATCTCGTGGCCGCGCACCTCCACCACGTCCAGCAACACATCCCTAGCACCGGCCAGCACCATCGCCAGGGAACTGTCACTGCCTCAGACAGATCTAGCACACAAGGCCGATCTAGTCGTGCTGTTTTATATGGAAGGTGCACAG ATGCCATCTTGTATTGGAGTGTCCCCCGAGGGTACAGTCCGCTACTGGCCGTCGGTGGGCCAGGAGGGAGTGTACACAGATGTGTCATGTGAGCTGGCCGGCCAGGAGTGTGAGAAGCTGGGAGACTACACCCCTGAGGGCCTGGTGCTGGCCACCACTACATGCACCGTTGTACTGCTCAACCCTACTGTTGTTG AGGGTCGCGCGACGGTGACGTGTCGCACGCTGCGGCCGCCCAGCGGCTGGCTCGGCGGCATCGGCCGCCGCGTCTCGCTGCTGTTCTTCGGCTCCATGCCTGCACACGCTGACACG AAACTAGTGGGCGTGGTGGTGCTGCCGGGCGGCGGCGAGGCGGAGAGCACGATCGCGCTGGTGTCGGGCGGGCCGGCCCTGCAGCTGTGGCGCGGCGCCGAGCTGCACGAGCACGCGCTGCGCCGCCCGCTCACCGACGCCGTCGCCAGGACGCATCTCGCCTCGCACG GGGACCTGAACAGCTTGGAGATCATGGCGCTAGACGTGCAGCCGAGCGGCAACAACGGGCTGCTGCTGCTCATCGCCACCGTCAACGTCGCGCGCTCGCCCGAGATGCGATATGCTATCG CGCACGTGAGCGTGGAGGACGTGTCCGCTCCGCGCGTGTCGTGGCTGGTGCAGGCGCGGGGCTGGGCGGGCGACGCGGACGAGCCGCCGCGCTTCCTGCCGCTGCCGAGACACGCGCTGCTCTACACCAGGAACTACATCGCCATACTCTCCA CGACGGTGTCGAACGACAAGGTGGAGTACATCGACGTGTCGGGCGAGGGCGACGCGGTGCTGGGCGCGGCGCTGTGCGGGCCCACGCCGCTGCTCTTCAGCCGCAAGCACGGCGTGCTGGCGCTGGCGCAGCCGCCCCAAGCACAGCCCACGCC GTCGATGTGCGAGAGTCCGCTGGGCTCGCCTTGTCCGTCTGACATGTACGACGGCAACTTGTCGCTTTACGAGATAGATCCGCACGAG GTGAGCCTGGTGACGCAGGACGCGTGCGGCAAGCTGAAGACGGCGTTCCTGTTCCACGTGCGGCGCGAGACGGCCGCGTGCCGCGCCGCGCTGGCGGAGCTGTTCCCCGCGGGCGACGAGCGCGACGTGGACGCTCCGCTGGACCGCGCGGCGCGCCGCATCGCCGCCGCGCTGCTGGACGACGCGCCGGCCGGCGACCCGCGCTGGCGGCGCCGCGGGCCCGCCACCGACATCTGCCTCGGCAGCTCGGCGGCGCTGCAGCTGGACCGCCAGCTGCGCGACAAGCAGCGCGCCTTCTCGCTTTTCTGCGACTTCCTGCGCGCCGTCGGGCTTTGGCAGCGCCTCGGACTCGTCACTAACG AGTCTGGCGGCGGCGTGGTGAGCACGGAGAGCGCGCTGGGCGGGCTGGCGGAGCAGCTGGCCACCGCCATCACACTGCGCAAGCTGCAGCAGGGGCCCGATGCGCAGATCATCGACGCTGCCATATATCAG GTGGTGTGCGGCAGCCGCGCGGAGCTGGAGGAGGAGCCGGAGGTGGAGGAGGCGCTGGCGTCGGGCGCGCTGGCGCCGGCCGACGTGTGCTACCGCCGCGTGTCGCGCGTGTGCCGCGTGCTGCGCGCGCTGTGTgccgcgccggcgccgcccgccgcccgcgccgccgccgcgcacgcCGCCGCCACGGCGCGCGTGCTGGCGGCGCTGCTGCGCGCGCGGCACGCGGCACGCGCGCACtggccgcccgcgccgcccgcactGGGCTCACGCACGCTGCTCTCCTGTCTCTCCGACTTCCACACGCGCGCCGTCACACAG GCGGCGCACGATTGCCCAGAGCCGGCGCTGCGCGCGCAGGTGTACGAGACGGCAGCGGACCTGGCGGACCTCATCCTCGCGGACGCCGAGCTGCTCAACTCGTCCTCGCACACGCAGCATCTGTATGAGCGCATCCGCAGGGACACCATACAGCCTTACG TGGAAGAGGGTCAGCGCGAGCgcgcggcggcgctggcggAGAAGTTCAAGGACTTCGAGCTGCTCATCGAGATGTGCGTCGACAGCGACGACATCGACAAACTGTTCGCATACATCGATAAATATTCTAATGAG GGCATAGCAGAGATAACATTCGCCCGGCTAGCGGAGGGCGGCGGCCCCCGCAGCGCGctgctgctgcggcgcgtggGGGCTCGTCTGGCGGCGCCGCTGCGCGCGTGGCTGCAGGCGGCTCCGGCACGCAcggcgctgctggcgctgcaTCTGCTCAGCACGCAGCACCTCGCGCGGGCGGCCGACGCGCTGCTCGTGCTCGCCAATGAGGAAGTCGACAGCGTCAACAGACTCACC ACGACGGCGTCGCTAGCGAAGCTGTGCCTGCACGCGGACTCGGTGGGCGGCGGCGCGGAGTGCGGCGCGTGGCGGCGCCTGGAGTCGCGCCTGGCGCTGGCCGCGCAGCACCGCGCGCTGCCCAGACCGCTGCGCCTGCACCACGGGCTCGACGGTGACGACACGCCCGTGCTGCCGCCCGAGCAACTCGTGCAG ATGTACATAGAATCGGAGAGCTCTGGTCTGACGGAGTACGACTACAAGAAGGCGCTGGACCTCACGGACTACGTGCACGACATGGAGCGACGCGACGACCTGCGACTCCGG GTGTGGTGCGCGTGCATCCGCCGCGACGACTGGTCGTCGTGCCGCGTGGACTCGCCGGCTGATGAGCTGCACACCAAGATGTTCTTCCGCCTCATCGACCTCGTGCACGTCATGG GTGGGGACCTGGAGCTCCTCCTGCCGCCGGTGGAGGACATCCTGACGGCGCCGGAGCTAGCAGAGCTGGTGTCCGACCCTCGGTTCCACTTCATCATCAAGTACGGCTACGAGTGCGTCGACACCACCAGGAACCACGACATGGCAGACGAGTAA